A stretch of Episyrphus balteatus chromosome 2, idEpiBalt1.1, whole genome shotgun sequence DNA encodes these proteins:
- the LOC129908798 gene encoding uncharacterized protein LOC129908798 — protein MKWFLVVYLLTQLDTSVTQTLSDSISSVSSENISKCLIKILNQIKNESEIPSTQNIAIHIETKSKQSRDNFDHVLNNFISKSNDFSVVLNAKEIVSNKMQLQLYFVDSYESFQILMDDESIQHQYFLITLLAKNQDSIIDEMFKYSLDRMLTNLNVLIDVGGIIKVYTYFPFNEKKCRDSSLKIHNIFKNGNFLWRKLIFPSKLKNLWQCPLNIVFLDSSVATQNLVAIDRDISNIFSRVMNFSIVLPNEFLISNESPKYFRLLKEYKADLLTGGAFCTKEDLELYSSTFPYLSVPVFIVIKRPKNVTYLRTLLYPFDRYTWLIIIELLIGQQIVKHFCKNIELFGKKFTKRPYIIVWLLGFIVIRSAYEGLIFKSLKLKPVHILPQNIEEAINDGYKFITNSASYRFLKYVPELENNTIYLNTDKMQAIEIFVKSNKKLAIIMGDHFAYVFKNITANYDEEYFVFKEPVFILNTCIYFPKTSSLKDEFQNRFMQIFVHGHLGHISRGYSLKELSKKVKVKHEVKEISLKHVKGILYWFAVLCGLNSFVFVLELLSLKILKMNFFFK, from the exons ATGAAGTGGTTCCTTGTGGTTTACCTTCTAACTCAATTGGATACTTCGGTGACTCAAACTTTGTCGGATTCTATCTCATCGGTGTCATcagaaaatatttcgaaatgtttaataaaaattttgaatcaaataaaaaatgaatcaGAAATACCTTCTACTCAGAACATTGCAATTCACATAGAAACGAAATCAAAGCAAAGTAGGGATAATTTTGACCATGTTCTCAATAATTTCATATCCAAAAGCAATGATTTTTCGGTTGTTTTGAATGCCAAAgaaattgtttcaaataaaatgcagtTACAATTGTATTTCGTAGATTCATATGAATCTTTCCA aattctaATGGATGACGAATCTATTCaacatcaatattttttaataactttgctTGCTAAAAATCAAGATTCAATAATTGATGAAATGTTTAAGTATTCCTTAGATCGAATGCTTACAAATCTCAATGTCTTAATTGATGTTGGAGGCATCATTAAAGTCTACACATATTTTCCGTTCAATGAAAAGAAATGCCGAGATTcgagtttaaaaattcataatatttttaaaaacggaAACTTTCTATGGcgaaaattaatatttccatcaaaattaaaaaatctttggCAATGTCCTTTGAATATTGTATTCTTGGATTCTTCTGTTGCTACTCAAAATCTTGTTGCAATTGATCGtgatatttcaaatattttttctcgaGTTATGAACTTTTCAATTGTATTACCAAACGAGTTTCTAATATCGAATGAATCACCAAAATATTTCCGCCTT TTGAAAGAATACAAAGCTGATTTATTGACTGGAGGTGCATTTTGTACAAAAGAAGACCTTGAATTATATTCATCGACTTTTCCGTATTTATCGGTACCTGTGTTTATAGTAATAAAAAGGCCTAAAAATGTCACTTATCTGAGGACCCTTCTATACCCCTTTGATCGGTATACATGGCTGATTATTATTGAATTGCTGATTGGACAACAAATTGTTAAACATTTCTGCAAAAATATCGaactttttggcaaaaaattcacaaaacgTCCTTATATTATCGTCTGGCTATTGGGTTTCATAGTTATTCGAAGTGCCTACGAAggtttgatttttaaaagtctCAAACTCAAACCTGTTCATATTTTACCTCAAAATATTGAAGAAGCCATAAATGATGGTTATAAATTTATTACCAATTCAGCGTCTTATCGCTTTTTGAAGTATGTTCCAGAATTAGAAAATAACACAATCTACTTGAACACTGACAAAATGCAAGCTATTGAAATATTTGtcaaaagtaataaaaagttGGCAATAATTATGGGCGATCACTTTGCCTatgtattcaaaaatataacaGCTAATTACGATGAAGaatattttgtgtttaaagagccagtatttattttaaatacttgcATATATTTCCCAAAAACATCATCTTTAAAAGATGAATTTCAAAATCGATTTATGCAAATATTCGTACATGGACATCTCGGACATATTTCAAGAGGTTATTCATTAAAAGAGTTGTCGAAAAAGGTCAAAGTAAAACATGAGGTTAAAGAAATATCGTTAAAGCATGTAAAAGGAATACTTTATTGGTTTGCTGTGCTCTGTGGTTTGAatagttttgtatttgttttagaaTTGCTatcgttaaaaattttgaaaatgaattttttttttaaataa